One Bacillota bacterium DNA segment encodes these proteins:
- a CDS encoding DUF1614 domain-containing protein, translating to MFGFIPLLILALLLLPALIFLFYFNVAAISFTKLGLTPSGAILLFGLSLLGSVINIPLHRQRFIVEERPVLWFPFLFYYPPRVREQVIAVNLGGAIIPAAFSLYLLTRTPIPPVILSTLVVAWVSKSLARVTPGVGIVLPAFIPPLVAASAALILARQDAAQVAYISGALGTLIGADILNLGKIRRLGAQVVSIGGAGVYDGIFLVGVVAALLA from the coding sequence ATGTTTGGATTTATTCCCCTATTGATTCTCGCCCTATTGTTGTTGCCAGCCCTGATCTTCTTATTCTATTTCAATGTCGCAGCCATTTCCTTTACCAAGTTGGGTCTCACACCTTCTGGCGCCATCTTGCTTTTCGGGTTATCACTCCTGGGGAGTGTCATCAATATCCCCCTCCACAGGCAGAGGTTTATAGTAGAAGAGAGACCGGTCCTCTGGTTTCCCTTCCTTTTCTATTACCCGCCACGTGTCCGGGAGCAGGTCATCGCAGTAAATCTGGGCGGCGCCATCATCCCTGCGGCCTTTTCTTTGTACCTTCTCACTCGGACTCCTATTCCTCCGGTGATCCTATCTACGCTGGTTGTGGCATGGGTCTCCAAGTCTCTCGCGCGCGTGACACCAGGTGTCGGCATCGTGCTTCCGGCATTCATCCCGCCCCTTGTTGCGGCCTCAGCGGCTCTTATTCTCGCGAGGCAGGACGCGGCGCAGGTTGCATATATTTCGGGCGCGCTGGGGACGCTCATAGGCGCGGATATTTTGAATCTGGGCAAGATCAGACGTCTTGGCGCGCAAGTGGTCAGTATCGGCGGCGCGGGGGTTTATGATGGCATTTTCCTGGTTGGAGTAGTGGCGGCGCTCCTCGCATGA
- a CDS encoding rod shape-determining protein: MLGIFSGLGIDLGTTNIRIYARRRGIVVQEPSVVALDPATGKISAVGEKARSMVGKTPVGIWTLRPMKDGAIADYAAAEAMLRHFIRKVYTRRNILRPEVVLCISSGITDIERRAALEVVTSAGGRRIHLVDEVIAAALGAGLDISKPSGNLVVNLGGGTTTVATISLNSIVASRSLRIGGDKCDEAIVRYVKKTYNLLIGQLTAEEIKIAIGTIYKVSERRSAEVRGRDLVTGLPRSVSISSDEIHEALLEPISIIVEAIKAVLEETPPELVSDIADRGIILTGGGALLHGLPRLLSQETGIPSYVSEDPTNCAVKGAGRILESPWLLSEGLLARVGEL; this comes from the coding sequence GTGCTTGGGATATTCTCAGGTCTCGGCATAGATCTCGGAACGACAAATATCAGAATATACGCCAGAAGGCGTGGCATTGTCGTGCAGGAGCCCTCGGTTGTGGCTCTCGACCCTGCGACTGGCAAGATTTCCGCGGTCGGGGAAAAGGCCCGCAGTATGGTTGGCAAGACCCCGGTAGGTATCTGGACTTTAAGACCCATGAAGGACGGGGCTATAGCCGACTACGCTGCCGCGGAGGCCATGCTTAGGCATTTTATCCGGAAAGTGTATACCAGGCGGAATATTCTCCGCCCTGAGGTCGTGCTATGCATTTCATCAGGCATCACGGATATTGAGCGGCGGGCCGCGTTGGAAGTTGTCACGTCTGCGGGGGGCAGGAGGATACACCTCGTAGATGAAGTGATAGCCGCTGCCCTTGGCGCCGGACTTGATATATCCAAACCGAGCGGGAACCTTGTGGTCAATTTGGGGGGAGGGACAACCACTGTAGCGACCATCTCCTTGAATTCCATCGTGGCTTCTCGTTCCCTCCGGATTGGCGGCGATAAGTGCGATGAGGCAATAGTCAGGTATGTGAAAAAGACATATAATCTGTTGATTGGTCAACTTACGGCAGAGGAGATCAAGATAGCGATTGGCACGATATATAAGGTCTCAGAACGACGAAGCGCTGAGGTACGCGGGCGCGACCTTGTGACAGGTCTCCCCAGGAGCGTCTCTATTTCTTCCGATGAGATCCATGAGGCGCTTCTTGAACCTATCAGCATCATCGTGGAAGCCATCAAGGCAGTTCTCGAGGAGACACCACCCGAGCTTGTGTCAGACATAGCAGACAGGGGAATCATCTTGACAGGCGGTGGCGCGCTGTTGCATGGTCTACCCAGACTTCTTTCCCAAGAGACCGGAATCCCTTCATATGTGTCTGAAGATCCTACAAATTGTGCCGTAAAGGGGGCGGGCCGCATCCTGGAATCACCATGGCTGCTTTCAGAGGGCTTGCTTGCCAGGGTAGGGGAATTGTAA
- the spoIIID gene encoding sporulation transcriptional regulator SpoIIID → MRDYIRRRVVDIANYIVENKATVRQAARSYNVSKSTVHKDVTDRLPTISKPLSRKVKRILEQNKAERHIRGGEATRRKYLENKTGAGMKVSLKLVERKVEGAEKV, encoded by the coding sequence ATGAGGGACTATATTCGTCGCCGGGTAGTCGACATCGCCAACTATATAGTCGAGAATAAGGCCACTGTAAGACAGGCGGCGCGTTCCTATAATGTTAGCAAGAGCACGGTCCATAAAGACGTCACTGACCGACTGCCGACCATAAGCAAACCCCTATCACGCAAAGTGAAGCGGATTCTAGAACAAAACAAAGCTGAGCGTCATATAAGAGGTGGAGAAGCCACACGCAGAAAATACCTGGAGAACAAGACAGGCGCCGGAATGAAGGTTTCTCTAAAACTAGTGGAAAGAAAGGTTGAAGGCGCAGAGAAGGTCTAG
- a CDS encoding M23 family metallopeptidase, whose product MTSRSLIMHLRRFSNRVRCLASSPVRCLCDALASFFGDLRKAWGSVMARRGARTALILVVVAGITAGFSLGLRSHYFAGSDEPNGPPAMGKLPAPDDPAARKTRATVEKEIVEPEIAKQGSAKQSTVEQGAIKRDAIERGTVKHENDKPKGDLSAKAEDATLPKNEELMMPVPGKVIRSFGWSRHPVYGDWRFHPGLDIEVPPGTPVRAALSGKIVQAGKVADYGMAISISHAGDISTFYGHLGSITVHVGDMVRQGEVIGVSGDTGVATVPQVYFEVRKGQEPVEPDKL is encoded by the coding sequence GTGACATCCAGATCTTTGATTATGCATTTGAGGAGGTTCTCAAATAGGGTCCGCTGTCTTGCATCTTCTCCGGTGAGATGCCTGTGCGACGCGCTAGCCTCGTTCTTCGGGGACCTACGTAAAGCCTGGGGTTCCGTCATGGCCCGGAGGGGCGCGAGAACAGCCCTTATCCTTGTGGTGGTGGCAGGCATTACCGCAGGCTTCAGTCTGGGACTTCGTTCCCATTACTTTGCCGGCTCTGATGAACCAAACGGGCCGCCTGCTATGGGGAAGCTACCTGCCCCAGATGATCCGGCTGCCAGAAAGACACGGGCAACTGTCGAAAAGGAAATCGTCGAGCCGGAGATTGCTAAACAGGGTTCTGCTAAACAGAGCACTGTTGAACAGGGTGCCATCAAACGCGATGCAATCGAACGGGGTACCGTCAAACATGAGAACGACAAGCCGAAGGGAGATCTGTCTGCAAAGGCGGAAGATGCTACGCTGCCGAAAAACGAGGAACTCATGATGCCCGTGCCTGGCAAAGTGATACGCTCTTTTGGGTGGTCTCGCCATCCAGTATATGGCGACTGGAGATTTCACCCTGGACTTGATATAGAAGTTCCTCCAGGGACTCCCGTGAGGGCCGCCTTGTCTGGCAAAATCGTGCAGGCGGGAAAGGTGGCTGACTATGGCATGGCCATCTCCATATCCCATGCTGGCGATATTTCCACCTTTTATGGGCATCTTGGCTCCATAACCGTTCATGTTGGAGATATGGTCAGACAAGGAGAGGTCATAGGAGTATCAGGGGATACAGGCGTTGCAACGGTCCCTCAGGTCTATTTCGAGGTGAGAAAAGGCCAGGAACCCGTTGAACCGGATAAGCTTTAA
- the spoIID gene encoding stage II sporulation protein D produces MGRVIASTIAFCLIVIIIIPAILVRGCRPVEPPQSALGPPVRVFISDDNRMVEMPLELYLVGVVAAEMPASFPLEALKAQAVAARTFAVKRMKIYGGTGCQEHPGADVCTDYRHCQAWLSEAGMGRKWGYLEGLIWSRKIAHAVMSTAGLIVTYNGIPIDAAFHSSCGGYTENSEDVWSTPVPYLRSKRCEFCSTRSPFNEVKQFSISDIEKRLGVDLRVSSTKTHNIAGRAIRVTTSEMMQRPITVLASSPTGRVKTISIGGKILSAMEMRQALGLRSSKISWQISGQNIRISSTGYGHGVGLCQYGASGMAAQGKSFEEILRYYYTGVDIKSIYP; encoded by the coding sequence ATGGGTCGGGTAATAGCAAGTACCATTGCCTTTTGCTTGATCGTCATCATAATCATTCCGGCAATCCTCGTTCGGGGATGTCGCCCCGTTGAGCCCCCTCAATCGGCGCTGGGTCCTCCAGTCCGCGTATTCATTTCTGATGATAACCGAATGGTTGAAATGCCCCTTGAACTCTATCTTGTAGGCGTTGTGGCGGCAGAGATGCCTGCTTCCTTCCCTCTGGAGGCGCTCAAGGCCCAGGCTGTGGCCGCAAGGACTTTCGCTGTAAAACGGATGAAAATCTATGGTGGCACAGGATGCCAGGAACACCCAGGGGCGGACGTGTGTACGGATTATAGACACTGCCAGGCATGGCTTTCTGAGGCCGGCATGGGCAGAAAATGGGGCTATCTCGAAGGGCTCATATGGAGCCGTAAAATCGCTCACGCCGTTATGTCCACAGCAGGCCTTATCGTGACCTACAATGGAATTCCCATAGATGCAGCATTTCATTCCTCATGTGGGGGATATACAGAGAATTCCGAGGATGTCTGGTCAACCCCCGTCCCATATCTTCGTTCAAAGAGATGTGAGTTCTGCTCCACACGGTCTCCATTCAATGAGGTAAAGCAGTTTTCAATCTCTGACATTGAAAAACGACTGGGTGTAGACCTCAGGGTAAGTTCGACCAAGACTCATAATATAGCTGGCCGCGCCATACGTGTCACCACCAGCGAAATGATGCAAAGGCCCATTACAGTGCTGGCTAGTTCACCCACCGGGAGAGTCAAGACGATAAGCATAGGGGGGAAGATCCTGAGCGCCATGGAGATGAGGCAGGCTCTAGGTTTGAGATCATCTAAGATTTCCTGGCAGATATCAGGACAGAACATCAGGATATCTTCAACAGGATATGGCCACGGTGTCGGTCTATGCCAGTATGGCGCATCAGGGATGGCCGCGCAAGGCAAATCGTTTGAGGAAATTCTCAGATATTACTACACCGGCGTAGACATCAAATCCATATATCCCTAA
- the murA gene encoding UDP-N-acetylglucosamine 1-carboxyvinyltransferase, producing the protein MERLIIRGGNKLRGMVMISGAKNAALPILAGSILAGDEVVITSVPDLDDVKSMLELLQALGAKVKRSGSKVVINPAKVEKDEAPYNLIRKMRASFLVAGPLLAKLNSVRIPLPGGCAIGSRPVDLHLKGFLAMGATITQESGVIQMDALGGLRGARIYLDVPSVGATENLLMAASLAMGETVIENAAREPEVVDLANFLNNMGAKIRGAGTSVIKIDGVSGLSGISYPVIPDRIEAGTYMIACAVAGGDITLQNVVPEHLTAVIAKLTEVGVTIEDLGGGLRVLSDKRPYCTDVTTTPYPGFPTDLQPQMMTLLSIASGTSVITETIFEGRFMHVAELNRMGADLRIENRSVIIEGVRRLSGAHVRMPDLRAGAALVLAGIAANGETEIQDIYHLDRGYEAMDRKLAGLGADIARVYDEAQQEPIAQVL; encoded by the coding sequence TTGGAGCGATTGATCATCAGAGGCGGTAACAAGCTACGGGGCATGGTTATGATAAGTGGAGCAAAGAACGCGGCACTTCCGATACTAGCAGGTTCCATCTTGGCCGGCGATGAGGTGGTTATAACTTCTGTTCCTGATCTGGATGATGTGAAATCAATGCTGGAGCTGTTACAGGCTCTTGGAGCAAAGGTCAAACGCTCTGGTTCAAAGGTTGTCATAAATCCCGCAAAAGTGGAAAAAGACGAAGCCCCTTACAATTTGATCCGGAAAATGAGAGCCTCTTTCCTAGTGGCCGGGCCTCTCCTGGCGAAACTCAATTCCGTAAGGATCCCACTCCCCGGAGGGTGTGCTATAGGTTCAAGGCCTGTTGATCTGCACCTCAAGGGTTTTCTGGCTATGGGCGCGACGATCACGCAGGAATCCGGGGTGATCCAAATGGATGCCCTGGGCGGTCTACGGGGGGCTAGGATTTATCTAGATGTCCCTAGTGTGGGCGCTACGGAAAACCTTTTGATGGCCGCTTCTCTTGCGATGGGGGAAACTGTTATAGAGAATGCGGCGCGCGAGCCGGAAGTCGTTGATTTGGCCAATTTCCTTAACAACATGGGCGCAAAGATACGAGGGGCCGGCACGAGCGTCATCAAGATCGACGGCGTATCTGGGTTATCGGGGATCTCATATCCGGTTATCCCTGATCGCATCGAGGCCGGGACTTATATGATAGCCTGTGCCGTCGCAGGGGGAGATATCACCCTGCAGAATGTAGTGCCTGAGCATCTTACAGCGGTCATTGCCAAGTTGACGGAGGTCGGCGTGACGATAGAGGATCTTGGGGGAGGGCTCCGCGTCTTATCCGACAAGAGACCCTATTGCACAGATGTCACCACCACTCCTTATCCAGGATTCCCCACGGACCTACAGCCCCAAATGATGACTCTTCTTTCTATTGCCTCAGGAACAAGCGTCATTACCGAGACGATCTTCGAAGGCCGTTTTATGCATGTGGCCGAACTCAATCGCATGGGCGCCGATCTCAGGATCGAAAATCGCAGCGTGATTATCGAGGGTGTGAGACGTTTATCAGGAGCTCATGTCAGGATGCCTGACCTCAGAGCCGGGGCTGCTCTGGTGCTCGCCGGGATAGCCGCAAATGGCGAGACGGAAATCCAGGATATTTACCATCTCGACAGAGGATACGAGGCGATGGACCGTAAGCTGGCAGGCCTAGGCGCTGATATAGCCAGGGTGTATGATGAAGCCCAGCAGGAACCTATAGCGCAGGTCCTCTAA